One part of the Rutidosis leptorrhynchoides isolate AG116_Rl617_1_P2 chromosome 1, CSIRO_AGI_Rlap_v1, whole genome shotgun sequence genome encodes these proteins:
- the LOC139854896 gene encoding uncharacterized protein, translated as MYELRDNVPYRKSYLKRVSAVLHYYGLHLNVEKTEIFWPTEDPRSRQVGVFPPNIARPLNGVKLLGAPATSDLGFSSELVMQRVTKSIALMDKVAKLDDPQCELLLLRACTGVSKLYFTLRTCPPSIFKAAQRAFDEALRSSLERIVTASGPGFGDWQWRLATLPFAFGGLGVYSAGDVRHYAFLASRLQSAGLQTKLLRHTGNPSEVAAPILMKKLADVYFTKVTASAESTFSLSPRQSAL; from the exons gttttgcactattatgggctacatctcaacgttgaaaaaacagaaattttctggcctacggaggaccctcgcagcaggcaagtaggtgtctttcctcctaatattgctcggcctttaaatggtgttaagttgctaggGGCCCCCGCAACTTCCGatcttggttttagtagtgaactggtgatgcaaagggtgaccaagtccattgcgcttatggataaggttgctaagcttgatgatcctcagtgtgagttgttgttgcttagggcatgtacgggagtttctaaactctactttaccttgcgtacttgtcctcctagtatatttaaggcggctcaacgcgctttcgatgaagCCCTTCGATCTtctttggagcgtattgttactgcttcagggcctgggtttggtgattggcagtggcggcttgccaccttgccatttgcatttggagggcttggtgtttattctgcgggagatgttcgtcattatgcttttctggcttctcgattacagtctgctgggttgcagaccaagctcttaCGTCatacgg gtaatccgagtgaggtcgctgccccaatactcatgaagaaattggcagatgtttatttcacaaaggttaccgcttctgcagaatccactttttcgttatctccccgacaatcggccttatga
- the LOC139899453 gene encoding polyadenylate-binding protein RBP47-like isoform X3: MQQPANTNGAADLTQQQQQQQQQQQWLAMQQYQQQQWMAMQQYPAAAAAAAAMHHPAMMYQQPPAAYMPYHYQQQQQYQQQQQQYGHSNQIQSSSEDNKTVWVGDLQPWMDETYLQTCFSQTGEVQSIKLIRNKQTGQSERYGFIEFVTHAAAEKVLQSYNGSMMPNTDQPFRLNWAGFSTGDKRGDTGSDLSIFVGDLAPDVTDAILLETFASRYPSVKGAKVVFDTNTGCSKGYGFVRFSDENERTRAMNEMNGQYCSSRPMRIGVATPKKPSTQQQYGQQQQFPSQGGNGSFGAMSQSSQFDEDSSNTTIFVGGLDSEVNDEDLRQTFIQCGEILSVKIPVGKGCGFVRFANRSSAEDAIQNMHGTVIGKQTVRISWGKTPAGRQRMDSNNGNYQGKQGYGGGGYGYGNQDGGGSMYGGAAASATAYGSNGYENHQQQPVS, encoded by the exons ATGCAGCAACCAGCCAACACCAACGGTGCAGCAGATTTAACCCAGCagcaacagcagcaacaacaacagcagcaatggTTGGCGATGCAACAATACCAACAGCAACAATGGATGGCGATGCAGCAGTACCCTGCAGCTGCGGCGGCGGCAGCGGCTATGCATCATCCTGCCATGATGTATCAACAACCACCGGCGGCCTACATGCCTTATCATTATCAGCAACAACAacagtatcaacaacaacaacagcaatatgGTCATAGTAATCAGATTCAAAGTTCTAGTGAAGATAATAAGACTGTTTGGGTTGGTGATCTGCAACCTTGGATGGATGAAACTTATCTCCAAACCTGCTTCTCTCAGACCGGCgag GTGCAATCTATAAAGCTAATAAGGAATAAACAGACTGGTCAATCAGAGCGTTACGGATTCATTGAGTTTGTTACTCATGCAGCTGCTGAGAAAGTACTTCAGAGCTACAATGGAAGCATGATGCCAAATACTGATCAACCTTTTCGATTAAACTGGGCGGGCTTTAGCACAGGGGATAAACGTGGTGACACCGGTTCAGATCTATCCATATTTGTCGGTGATTTGGCTCCAGATGTTACCGATGCAATTTTGCTCGAAACTTTTGCTAGCAGATATCCTTCAGTTAAAGGTGCTAAAGTAGTTTTTGACACAAATACCGGCTGTTCAAAAGGTTATGGATTTGTTAGGTTTAGTGATGAAAATGAGAGAACACGGGCTATGAATGAAATGAATGGACAATATTGCTCAAGTAGGCCCATGCGTATCGGCGTTGCAACTCCCAAAAAGCCATCAACTCAACAACAATATGGACAGCAACAACAGTTTCCATCACAAG GTGGAAATGGTTCGTTTGGTGCCATGTCTCAAAGCTCCCAGTTTGATGAAGATTCGTCAAATACAACA ATCTTTGTGGGTGGACTTGACTCAGAAGTCAATGATGAAGACTTAAGGCAAACCTTTATTCAGTGCGGCGAGATTTTGTCAGTTAAAATACCTGTAGGAAAAGGATGTGGTTTTGTAAGATTTGCAAACAG GAGCAGCGCTGAGGATGCAATTCAGAACATGCATGGAACAGTAATCGGCAAGCAGACAGTTCGAATATCATGGGGTAAAACTCCAGCTGGCAGACAG CGTATGGACTCGAACAATGGAAATTATCAAGGGAAGCAAGGTTATGGTGGTGGTGGTTATGGGTATGGGAATCAAGATGGAGGCGGCAGCATGTATGGAGGTGCAGCTGCATCTGCAACAGCTTATGGATCTAACGGGTATGAAAATCATCAACAGCAGCCCGTAAGCTAA
- the LOC139899453 gene encoding polyadenylate-binding protein RBP47-like isoform X1 encodes MQQPANTNGAADLTQQQQQQQQQQQWLAMQQYQQQQWMAMQQYPAAAAAAAAMHHPAMMYQQPPAAYMPYHYQQQQQYQQQQQQYGHSNQIQSSSEDNKTVWVGDLQPWMDETYLQTCFSQTGEVQSIKLIRNKQTGQSERYGFIEFVTHAAAEKVLQSYNGSMMPNTDQPFRLNWAGFSTGDKRGDTGSDLSIFVGDLAPDVTDAILLETFASRYPSVKGAKVVFDTNTGCSKGYGFVRFSDENERTRAMNEMNGQYCSSRPMRIGVATPKKPSTQQQYGQQQQFPSQAVILAGGNGSFGAMSQSSQFDEDSSNTTIFVGGLDSEVNDEDLRQTFIQCGEILSVKIPVGKGCGFVRFANRSSAEDAIQNMHGTVIGKQTVRISWGKTPAGRQRMDSNNGNYQGKQGYGGGGYGYGNQDGGGSMYGGAAASATAYGSNGYENHQQQPVS; translated from the exons ATGCAGCAACCAGCCAACACCAACGGTGCAGCAGATTTAACCCAGCagcaacagcagcaacaacaacagcagcaatggTTGGCGATGCAACAATACCAACAGCAACAATGGATGGCGATGCAGCAGTACCCTGCAGCTGCGGCGGCGGCAGCGGCTATGCATCATCCTGCCATGATGTATCAACAACCACCGGCGGCCTACATGCCTTATCATTATCAGCAACAACAacagtatcaacaacaacaacagcaatatgGTCATAGTAATCAGATTCAAAGTTCTAGTGAAGATAATAAGACTGTTTGGGTTGGTGATCTGCAACCTTGGATGGATGAAACTTATCTCCAAACCTGCTTCTCTCAGACCGGCgag GTGCAATCTATAAAGCTAATAAGGAATAAACAGACTGGTCAATCAGAGCGTTACGGATTCATTGAGTTTGTTACTCATGCAGCTGCTGAGAAAGTACTTCAGAGCTACAATGGAAGCATGATGCCAAATACTGATCAACCTTTTCGATTAAACTGGGCGGGCTTTAGCACAGGGGATAAACGTGGTGACACCGGTTCAGATCTATCCATATTTGTCGGTGATTTGGCTCCAGATGTTACCGATGCAATTTTGCTCGAAACTTTTGCTAGCAGATATCCTTCAGTTAAAGGTGCTAAAGTAGTTTTTGACACAAATACCGGCTGTTCAAAAGGTTATGGATTTGTTAGGTTTAGTGATGAAAATGAGAGAACACGGGCTATGAATGAAATGAATGGACAATATTGCTCAAGTAGGCCCATGCGTATCGGCGTTGCAACTCCCAAAAAGCCATCAACTCAACAACAATATGGACAGCAACAACAGTTTCCATCACAAG CTGTTATATTAGCAGGTGGAAATGGTTCGTTTGGTGCCATGTCTCAAAGCTCCCAGTTTGATGAAGATTCGTCAAATACAACA ATCTTTGTGGGTGGACTTGACTCAGAAGTCAATGATGAAGACTTAAGGCAAACCTTTATTCAGTGCGGCGAGATTTTGTCAGTTAAAATACCTGTAGGAAAAGGATGTGGTTTTGTAAGATTTGCAAACAG GAGCAGCGCTGAGGATGCAATTCAGAACATGCATGGAACAGTAATCGGCAAGCAGACAGTTCGAATATCATGGGGTAAAACTCCAGCTGGCAGACAG CGTATGGACTCGAACAATGGAAATTATCAAGGGAAGCAAGGTTATGGTGGTGGTGGTTATGGGTATGGGAATCAAGATGGAGGCGGCAGCATGTATGGAGGTGCAGCTGCATCTGCAACAGCTTATGGATCTAACGGGTATGAAAATCATCAACAGCAGCCCGTAAGCTAA
- the LOC139899453 gene encoding polyadenylate-binding protein RBP47-like isoform X2, whose protein sequence is MQQPANTNGAADLTQQQQQQQQQQQWLAMQQYQQQQWMAMQQYPAAAAAAAAMHHPAMMYQQPPAAYMPYHYQQQQQYQQQQQQYGHSNQIQSSSEDNKTVWVGDLQPWMDETYLQTCFSQTGEVQSIKLIRNKQTGQSERYGFIEFVTHAAAEKVLQSYNGSMMPNTDQPFRLNWAGFSTGDKRGDTGSDLSIFVGDLAPDVTDAILLETFASRYPSVKGAKVVFDTNTGCSKGYGFVRFSDENERTRAMNEMNGQYCSSRPMRIGVATPKKPSTQQQYGQQQQFPSQAGGNGSFGAMSQSSQFDEDSSNTTIFVGGLDSEVNDEDLRQTFIQCGEILSVKIPVGKGCGFVRFANRSSAEDAIQNMHGTVIGKQTVRISWGKTPAGRQRMDSNNGNYQGKQGYGGGGYGYGNQDGGGSMYGGAAASATAYGSNGYENHQQQPVS, encoded by the exons ATGCAGCAACCAGCCAACACCAACGGTGCAGCAGATTTAACCCAGCagcaacagcagcaacaacaacagcagcaatggTTGGCGATGCAACAATACCAACAGCAACAATGGATGGCGATGCAGCAGTACCCTGCAGCTGCGGCGGCGGCAGCGGCTATGCATCATCCTGCCATGATGTATCAACAACCACCGGCGGCCTACATGCCTTATCATTATCAGCAACAACAacagtatcaacaacaacaacagcaatatgGTCATAGTAATCAGATTCAAAGTTCTAGTGAAGATAATAAGACTGTTTGGGTTGGTGATCTGCAACCTTGGATGGATGAAACTTATCTCCAAACCTGCTTCTCTCAGACCGGCgag GTGCAATCTATAAAGCTAATAAGGAATAAACAGACTGGTCAATCAGAGCGTTACGGATTCATTGAGTTTGTTACTCATGCAGCTGCTGAGAAAGTACTTCAGAGCTACAATGGAAGCATGATGCCAAATACTGATCAACCTTTTCGATTAAACTGGGCGGGCTTTAGCACAGGGGATAAACGTGGTGACACCGGTTCAGATCTATCCATATTTGTCGGTGATTTGGCTCCAGATGTTACCGATGCAATTTTGCTCGAAACTTTTGCTAGCAGATATCCTTCAGTTAAAGGTGCTAAAGTAGTTTTTGACACAAATACCGGCTGTTCAAAAGGTTATGGATTTGTTAGGTTTAGTGATGAAAATGAGAGAACACGGGCTATGAATGAAATGAATGGACAATATTGCTCAAGTAGGCCCATGCGTATCGGCGTTGCAACTCCCAAAAAGCCATCAACTCAACAACAATATGGACAGCAACAACAGTTTCCATCACAAG CAGGTGGAAATGGTTCGTTTGGTGCCATGTCTCAAAGCTCCCAGTTTGATGAAGATTCGTCAAATACAACA ATCTTTGTGGGTGGACTTGACTCAGAAGTCAATGATGAAGACTTAAGGCAAACCTTTATTCAGTGCGGCGAGATTTTGTCAGTTAAAATACCTGTAGGAAAAGGATGTGGTTTTGTAAGATTTGCAAACAG GAGCAGCGCTGAGGATGCAATTCAGAACATGCATGGAACAGTAATCGGCAAGCAGACAGTTCGAATATCATGGGGTAAAACTCCAGCTGGCAGACAG CGTATGGACTCGAACAATGGAAATTATCAAGGGAAGCAAGGTTATGGTGGTGGTGGTTATGGGTATGGGAATCAAGATGGAGGCGGCAGCATGTATGGAGGTGCAGCTGCATCTGCAACAGCTTATGGATCTAACGGGTATGAAAATCATCAACAGCAGCCCGTAAGCTAA